In Dyadobacter sp. NIV53, a single window of DNA contains:
- a CDS encoding carbohydrate-binding domain-containing protein, whose product MVLLVSCSKDDDDDIIAGGGTTTGGTVTIDSTTTSSATPEGNTDTAADEDDLLANSTFSSVVTITFGTTVTITNPLSASGVTITETNGDVIINSGVAEVEYILSGTTANGSVKVYSDKKFKLTLNGVNITNADGPAINIQSGKRAFVVLNDNTTNTLTDGSAYTASGTEDMKGTFFSEGQLIFSGNGSLSVKGNYKHAVASDDYVRIISGNITVTGAASDGIHTKDAFIADGGVINITTSGDGIQCDEGYIVINNGTFTISVADKGISASYDTDTTIDPYLTINGGTINVTSSAGEGIESKSVLTINNGTITTKTPDDGLNAGTFIYINGGNIYAYSTGNDGIDSNGKITITGGKIVAVGAASPEEGFDCDRNTFKITGGIMVGIGGATSSPTASVSTQPSVILGGGTANQLISIQSADGTETLTFLIPKTYTTMLFSSPKMKTGQTYTVYTGGSVANGTVLNGLYTSGTYTTGTQSKTFTTSSMVTNAGGSQGPG is encoded by the coding sequence TTGGTTTTACTTGTTTCCTGTTCTAAAGACGATGACGATGATATCATAGCCGGAGGAGGGACAACCACCGGCGGAACTGTTACCATCGACAGTACGACTACTTCATCCGCAACGCCGGAAGGGAATACAGATACCGCCGCCGATGAAGATGATTTATTGGCAAATTCTACGTTTTCTTCGGTTGTAACCATTACGTTTGGAACTACTGTAACGATCACCAATCCTTTGTCAGCCAGCGGAGTGACCATTACTGAAACCAACGGGGATGTGATCATCAACTCTGGCGTTGCCGAAGTTGAATATATTTTGTCCGGTACAACTGCAAACGGTTCTGTGAAAGTATACAGTGATAAAAAATTTAAGCTTACCTTAAACGGCGTAAATATTACAAATGCTGACGGACCGGCGATCAACATTCAATCCGGTAAAAGAGCGTTTGTAGTCCTGAACGACAATACGACTAATACATTGACAGACGGGTCAGCCTATACAGCCAGCGGTACAGAAGATATGAAGGGCACGTTTTTCAGCGAAGGGCAGCTGATATTCAGCGGAAACGGAAGTCTTAGCGTAAAAGGAAATTACAAACATGCTGTTGCCAGCGATGATTATGTTCGTATTATCAGCGGAAACATCACTGTAACAGGCGCTGCATCAGACGGAATCCATACGAAAGACGCTTTTATAGCAGACGGTGGTGTAATAAATATCACAACTTCCGGAGACGGGATCCAATGTGATGAAGGATATATAGTGATTAACAACGGTACATTTACAATCAGCGTGGCAGACAAGGGAATATCCGCTTCTTACGATACTGACACAACAATTGATCCTTACCTGACCATCAACGGAGGTACGATTAATGTAACTTCATCCGCAGGAGAAGGTATTGAAAGCAAAAGTGTCCTTACCATCAACAATGGTACTATTACCACCAAAACTCCTGACGATGGATTAAATGCTGGTACATTTATCTATATCAATGGTGGTAATATATATGCTTACAGCACCGGGAATGACGGAATTGATTCCAATGGTAAGATCACCATTACGGGAGGAAAAATTGTTGCAGTCGGTGCTGCTTCTCCCGAAGAAGGTTTTGACTGTGACAGAAATACATTTAAAATAACAGGCGGTATTATGGTGGGTATTGGCGGAGCTACCAGTTCGCCAACAGCAAGTGTAAGCACGCAGCCTTCGGTAATACTTGGTGGAGGAACGGCCAATCAGCTGATCAGTATTCAGTCCGCTGATGGAACTGAAACATTAACATTCCTGATCCCGAAGACCTACACAACGATGTTGTTTTCGAGCCCTAAAATGAAAACCGGACAGACTTACACCGTTTATACGGGAGGAAGTGTAGCCAATGGAACAGTTCTTAATGGCTTATACACAAGCGGTACTTACACAACCGGAACCCAATCCAAAACCTTTACAACCAGCAGCATGGTTACCAATGCCGGCGGATCGCAGGGACCAGGCTGA
- a CDS encoding HupE/UreJ family protein has product MSEFQAYLQLGFDHITDSKGYDHILFIMALCTIYTLVDWKKVIVLVTAFTIGHSITLALATMGIVHVNPDVIELLIPVTIVITASLNFFHKSKKNLFTLKENTFSARYPLALFFGLIHGLGFSNYLRALLGKEAAIFTPLLGFNIGLELGQLIIVVIILSIAFVMIEILRVPKINWINILSGIIIGMSLSLIINNKFFQSAL; this is encoded by the coding sequence ATGTCCGAGTTCCAGGCTTACCTCCAATTGGGTTTTGATCATATTACAGATTCAAAAGGTTATGACCATATTTTGTTTATTATGGCACTTTGCACGATATATACACTGGTCGATTGGAAAAAGGTTATCGTGCTGGTAACTGCTTTTACAATCGGGCATTCTATCACGCTTGCTTTGGCTACCATGGGGATAGTCCATGTGAATCCTGATGTTATTGAGCTTTTAATTCCGGTTACTATTGTGATCACTGCATCACTTAATTTCTTTCATAAAAGTAAAAAGAACCTTTTTACATTAAAGGAGAATACCTTTTCTGCCAGATATCCGCTTGCCTTATTTTTTGGCCTGATACACGGGCTTGGCTTTTCAAATTATCTGAGAGCATTGTTAGGTAAAGAAGCTGCTATTTTCACTCCGCTATTAGGATTCAATATCGGACTGGAACTGGGGCAGCTAATCATTGTCGTTATTATTTTATCAATTGCCTTTGTCATGATTGAAATTCTGCGCGTTCCGAAAATTAACTGGATCAATATACTTTCCGGGATTATAATTGGTATGTCCTTATCACTGATCATTAACAACAAATTTTTTCAAAGCGCTCTGTAA
- a CDS encoding M1 family metallopeptidase gives MKNTFLPLLFLLFSITTFAQQIPVSPNYKANDRFEQLGTVLPTPNSYRAASGAPGREYWQMRADYDIKVELDDDKRKITGSETITFFNNSPDELKYIWLQLEQNLFKKDGIGATSRTGSVNEKGMSITQLQGLNNGRGSNLDAKTEYGYQIAAVKDKAGKALPYTINNTMMRIDLPAGLKPGMSVVFGVDWSYNITEYYGRSGYEFFPKDGNTNYFIAHWFPRLAPYDDVNGWNHKQFLGQGEFALIFGNYKVAITVPADHVVAASGECQNLAQVLSPVQKQRLKQAETSKTPVMIVTQAEAEKAEKRENKSPGKKTWNYKADNVRDFAFSSSRKFIWDAMQSDVYKNGRKIWCMSFYPKEGNPLWEQYSTRAIAHTLKSYGNRTFEYPYPVAISCHSTVGGGMEYPMISFNGGRPEEDGTYSEATKYGMIGVIIHEVGHNFFPMIVNSDERQWAWMDEGLNTFCQYLAEKEWDYNFPTRRGEPNQITDYMSSDPSVLSPIMSSAENVIGLGPNAYAKPATALNILRETVMGRELFDYAFKEYATRWKFKSPTPSDFFRTLEDASGVDLDWFWKGWFYGVEPVDQDLVSVNWFSIDTQNPQIEKELARKEAARKGSTISKERDLATKSETVVAQDSTMADFYTKYDPFKVTEADKQKYEQYLAGLSESERQLVQDNTNFYTLSLKNKGGVVMPVIVKMQFEDGTDSVAVFPAEIWRFNDASINKVITTKKKVVQWTLDPYFQIADIDTENNSFPRVAKPTRFQIFKQQQRKNPNPMQAEGAGKIGTEPKN, from the coding sequence ATGAAAAACACTTTTCTTCCTTTACTGTTTCTGCTGTTTTCGATTACTACGTTTGCGCAGCAGATTCCCGTTTCACCTAATTATAAAGCGAACGACCGCTTTGAACAATTAGGCACCGTATTGCCCACTCCCAATTCGTACCGTGCAGCATCCGGTGCTCCAGGCCGCGAATACTGGCAAATGCGTGCAGACTATGATATTAAAGTGGAACTGGACGATGACAAAAGAAAGATCACTGGCTCTGAAACAATTACTTTTTTCAACAATTCGCCTGACGAACTTAAATACATCTGGCTGCAATTAGAGCAGAATCTCTTCAAAAAAGATGGTATCGGAGCAACTTCCCGGACGGGTTCTGTTAATGAAAAAGGAATGAGCATTACCCAGCTTCAGGGACTGAACAATGGCAGGGGATCTAATCTGGATGCCAAAACTGAATACGGATACCAGATTGCTGCTGTAAAAGACAAAGCGGGCAAAGCACTTCCTTATACGATCAACAATACCATGATGCGCATTGATCTTCCGGCTGGATTGAAACCAGGAATGAGTGTGGTTTTTGGTGTTGACTGGAGTTACAATATCACAGAATATTACGGACGCAGCGGTTACGAATTTTTTCCAAAAGACGGTAATACCAATTATTTCATCGCACACTGGTTCCCACGCCTTGCACCGTATGACGATGTAAATGGCTGGAACCACAAGCAATTCCTCGGCCAGGGTGAATTCGCACTTATATTTGGTAATTACAAAGTAGCTATCACTGTACCTGCCGACCACGTGGTTGCAGCAAGTGGTGAATGCCAGAATCTGGCACAGGTACTTTCCCCGGTTCAGAAACAACGTTTGAAACAAGCCGAAACTTCTAAAACACCTGTAATGATCGTAACGCAGGCTGAAGCTGAAAAGGCAGAAAAACGTGAAAACAAATCGCCTGGAAAGAAAACCTGGAATTACAAAGCTGATAATGTGCGTGACTTTGCGTTTTCAAGCAGCCGTAAATTTATCTGGGATGCCATGCAAAGCGATGTTTATAAAAATGGCAGGAAAATCTGGTGTATGTCTTTTTATCCAAAAGAAGGTAATCCGCTTTGGGAACAATATTCTACCCGTGCCATTGCCCATACATTGAAATCGTATGGTAACCGTACTTTTGAATATCCATATCCTGTTGCTATTTCCTGCCATTCCACAGTGGGAGGCGGAATGGAATATCCGATGATCAGCTTCAATGGTGGCCGTCCGGAAGAAGACGGAACATATTCAGAAGCAACCAAATATGGTATGATCGGTGTAATTATTCATGAAGTCGGCCACAATTTCTTCCCGATGATCGTCAATTCCGACGAACGCCAGTGGGCATGGATGGACGAAGGTTTGAATACTTTCTGCCAGTATTTAGCTGAAAAAGAATGGGATTACAATTTCCCGACACGCCGTGGTGAGCCTAACCAGATCACAGACTATATGTCGTCCGATCCGTCGGTACTTTCCCCGATCATGAGTTCAGCCGAAAATGTAATCGGGCTCGGGCCTAATGCTTATGCAAAACCTGCTACGGCACTGAACATTCTGCGTGAAACCGTTATGGGACGTGAGCTTTTTGATTATGCGTTTAAGGAATATGCAACCCGCTGGAAATTCAAGAGCCCTACGCCATCTGATTTTTTCAGAACACTGGAAGATGCCTCAGGAGTTGACCTTGACTGGTTCTGGAAAGGATGGTTTTATGGTGTCGAACCTGTGGATCAGGATCTGGTTAGTGTAAACTGGTTCAGTATTGATACGCAGAATCCACAGATCGAAAAAGAACTGGCGCGTAAGGAAGCAGCCCGAAAAGGCAGTACAATCAGTAAAGAGCGCGATTTGGCAACAAAATCAGAAACTGTTGTAGCGCAGGATTCTACTATGGCAGATTTCTATACCAAATATGATCCGTTTAAAGTGACGGAAGCAGACAAGCAGAAATACGAGCAATACCTGGCCGGACTTTCAGAAAGCGAACGTCAGCTGGTACAGGACAACACCAATTTTTATACGCTTTCACTTAAAAACAAAGGCGGAGTGGTCATGCCGGTTATTGTAAAAATGCAGTTTGAAGATGGTACAGATTCCGTGGCTGTTTTCCCGGCTGAAATCTGGCGGTTCAACGATGCATCGATCAATAAAGTAATTACTACGAAGAAAAAGGTGGTTCAATGGACGCTGGATCCTTATTTCCAGATTGCCGATATAGATACTGAAAACAATTCTTTCCCAAGAGTTGCGAAACCGACACGTTTCCAGATATTCAAGCAGCAGCAACGGAAGAACCCTAACCCAATGCAGGCAGAAGGTGCGGGAAAAATCGGAACTGAGCCGAAAAACTAA
- a CDS encoding IPT/TIG domain-containing protein, protein MNILKKQLYFFLLAGGLFAGATSCDNDDKPTPVAEVLAVKSLAPASGPVGTTVVITGTKFDATPANNTVLFNTTPATVTAATTTALTVTVPAGATTGLVSVTVGGATVKSASNFEIAARSSS, encoded by the coding sequence ATGAATATTTTAAAAAAGCAACTGTACTTTTTTCTCCTTGCAGGAGGTCTGTTTGCAGGGGCAACTTCATGTGACAATGATGATAAACCAACTCCGGTTGCGGAAGTACTTGCTGTAAAATCATTGGCTCCGGCATCCGGCCCTGTGGGAACAACAGTTGTCATTACTGGTACAAAATTCGATGCAACGCCTGCCAACAATACGGTTTTATTTAATACAACCCCTGCAACAGTAACGGCTGCTACAACTACAGCACTTACTGTAACAGTTCCGGCAGGTGCAACAACAGGACTTGTTTCTGTAACTGTGGGCGGTGCAACTGTTAAAAGCGCATCCAACTTTGAAATTGCAGCCCGTTCTAGTAGTTGA
- a CDS encoding EthD family reductase codes for MFKITVLYPKSAADNFDFDYYINTHTPLVKNLLGPEGLIKVEIEEGIAGAAPGTDATYTVICGLFFPDPETLEKAMDKHGMELISDIPTFTSVVPSMQVSKVYDGL; via the coding sequence ATGTTTAAAATAACAGTTCTATATCCAAAAAGCGCAGCTGACAATTTTGACTTTGATTATTATATCAATACCCATACACCCCTGGTAAAGAATTTGCTGGGGCCGGAAGGTCTGATAAAAGTTGAAATTGAAGAAGGAATTGCAGGCGCCGCTCCTGGTACGGACGCCACGTATACTGTTATTTGCGGATTATTCTTCCCTGATCCTGAAACGCTTGAAAAAGCAATGGATAAACATGGTATGGAACTCATATCTGATATTCCAACTTTCACAAGTGTTGTTCCTTCCATGCAGGTTAGTAAAGTATATGACGGTTTATGA
- a CDS encoding VOC family protein: MKKLFILFLILTGSNLMAQEIPATLGFASLNHLALQVKDIPASVDFYKNTIGLTPVEVPDSLKAIRGWFSTGNGQMIHLLAGRTTPIVNDKNGSHFAIFVNSIAGAEKFLTARKIVFHKQVRFDGAVQIYFADPDGYLIEMNEKRSDLRLHHYYGCMRMAVKKYLHISKTPIIKDGIFFQLFRNCIKKQFFIRILHTQNRYRYI; this comes from the coding sequence ATGAAAAAGCTATTTATTTTATTCCTGATCCTGACTGGTTCAAATCTGATGGCACAGGAAATCCCTGCTACTCTTGGTTTTGCAAGCCTGAATCATTTGGCTTTGCAGGTAAAGGACATTCCGGCCAGTGTGGATTTTTATAAAAATACAATCGGATTAACACCAGTTGAAGTCCCTGATAGCCTGAAAGCGATCAGAGGTTGGTTCAGCACCGGTAACGGACAAATGATACACCTGCTTGCAGGCCGTACAACACCTATAGTCAATGATAAGAACGGAAGCCATTTTGCCATATTTGTCAACTCAATTGCTGGTGCCGAAAAGTTTTTGACTGCACGCAAAATTGTATTCCACAAACAGGTACGTTTTGATGGCGCCGTTCAGATCTATTTTGCAGACCCGGATGGATATCTGATTGAAATGAATGAAAAAAGAAGTGATCTTAGGTTGCATCATTATTATGGGTGTATGCGTATGGCAGTAAAGAAGTATTTACACATTAGCAAAACACCAATTATAAAAGATGGCATTTTCTTTCAGCTTTTCAGAAACTGTATTAAAAAGCAGTTTTTTATCAGGATTCTCCATACACAAAATAGGTACAGGTATATTTAG
- a CDS encoding TonB-dependent receptor, with protein sequence MKTKFFTILLFFFSVSFAFADSGTIRGTIKDAKTKDALIGATVLIEGTQNGAAADVEGNFTLTNVPVGNYKIIISFVSYKTKEIPNVRVESGNTTVIDTEMDEEGTALQEVVVKGSRATNTEVAVISEIKQLKPIAVGISAQQIQKSQDRDAAAAIRRVPGVSIVDNRFVMIRGLGSRYNAVLINDVITPSSEVDTRAFSFDLVPSNIIDRMIVYKSGSAESPGDFAGGIIKIYTKRRPDANFTDAAFTLGYRGNTTFQNVQTQNRSGANLLGLWGKDQTLSSAFPTRSADFNIMNAQERASYGQLMPNSWGLKNINVSPDMRFALNLGRRFDIGNVSVSNMTNINYSLTNQRAEVGLTLYQNGLTANDVFEKYTDSNYSRQSRIGVLHNWTFRFSPVFTLEWKTLFNQLGNTETVVRNGQKVIDGYDALNYSEKFENRTIATTQVSGDHKFGDLTKLNWIAGFGYTGRWEPDWKRVRYQRTTGATGSDGQPAPFVAITPTDPTASEVGRFYSKLGERVYTLSVNGEHAFGNPTDREPNRIRFGIYGERKDRDYSAHFYGYNSVGNASAILSQGIGSIFSPENVTGQTGGLTIKDGTKDLDSYQGINNYGAAYLSGDVNFGSKAILTIGFRGEYNNQQLHSFIVNERKELVNNKIFIPLPSLNFTYKVSDKQNLRLAYSSTLNRPEFRELAPYAYYDFNLQADIRGNTTLKTAKIQNLDAKWEFYPTPNELISVTAFYKHFKDPIESFLLPVGSGLAYTFINAGSAQNYGVELEMRKGFANASSTFIQNLTLIANASFIKSKINLGDFIQGPDLSGAIQNYDLNGLTDKKRPMANQSPYLINAGVYYADPISGWQWNILYNVFGQRIFAVGNQNNPTVYETPRNVIDLNISKKIRQNLEFRLGIQDILNQPVRFAQDFNRDGKIGKDVTSTTANADQNIRKFKRGSYFTLTAAYTFGRRTVIP encoded by the coding sequence ATGAAAACGAAATTTTTTACCATTCTCCTGTTTTTCTTCTCTGTTTCCTTCGCTTTTGCCGACTCCGGTACCATACGGGGAACGATTAAAGATGCCAAAACCAAAGACGCGCTTATAGGTGCAACTGTGTTGATTGAAGGCACACAAAACGGCGCCGCGGCGGATGTTGAGGGCAATTTTACCCTGACAAATGTTCCCGTCGGTAATTATAAAATCATTATCTCGTTTGTCTCCTACAAAACCAAGGAAATCCCTAATGTAAGAGTTGAGTCCGGAAACACCACAGTAATTGATACTGAAATGGATGAGGAAGGAACAGCATTACAGGAAGTGGTCGTGAAAGGTTCAAGAGCTACCAACACAGAAGTAGCCGTGATCAGCGAAATAAAACAATTGAAACCCATCGCGGTTGGTATTTCGGCTCAGCAAATCCAGAAATCGCAGGACAGAGATGCCGCAGCAGCTATTCGCCGGGTTCCGGGTGTAAGTATTGTTGACAATCGTTTTGTAATGATTCGTGGTTTGGGATCACGTTATAATGCGGTTCTGATCAACGATGTTATTACACCTTCATCAGAAGTTGATACCCGCGCTTTCTCATTCGACCTTGTTCCAAGCAATATTATTGACCGGATGATTGTTTACAAATCCGGTTCTGCCGAATCTCCGGGAGATTTTGCAGGTGGTATTATTAAAATTTATACCAAACGCCGTCCGGATGCAAACTTCACGGATGCTGCTTTTACACTTGGATACAGAGGCAATACTACTTTCCAAAACGTACAGACACAAAATCGCAGCGGGGCAAATTTGCTTGGGCTTTGGGGAAAAGACCAGACCTTATCAAGCGCGTTTCCTACCAGGTCAGCCGATTTCAATATCATGAACGCGCAGGAAAGAGCTTCTTACGGACAATTAATGCCAAACTCGTGGGGACTTAAAAACATTAATGTCTCTCCTGATATGCGTTTTGCATTGAATCTGGGCCGCCGCTTCGATATAGGAAATGTGAGTGTGAGTAATATGACAAATATCAACTACTCCTTAACAAACCAGCGTGCTGAGGTTGGATTAACATTATACCAAAACGGGCTGACCGCCAATGATGTTTTTGAAAAATATACAGATTCGAATTATTCCCGTCAGTCACGGATCGGTGTTCTGCATAACTGGACTTTCCGCTTCTCCCCTGTTTTTACTCTGGAATGGAAAACATTATTCAACCAGTTAGGAAATACTGAAACTGTTGTTCGTAACGGACAAAAAGTAATTGACGGCTACGATGCATTAAATTATTCAGAAAAATTTGAAAACAGAACAATTGCTACCACTCAGGTTTCGGGTGATCATAAATTCGGTGATCTGACAAAACTTAACTGGATTGCGGGCTTTGGTTATACCGGCCGTTGGGAGCCAGACTGGAAACGTGTCCGTTATCAGCGTACAACCGGTGCAACCGGTTCGGACGGACAGCCTGCTCCATTTGTAGCCATTACACCTACGGACCCTACCGCATCAGAAGTTGGCCGTTTTTACTCCAAACTTGGTGAACGCGTTTATACACTTTCTGTGAATGGGGAACATGCCTTTGGTAACCCAACTGACCGCGAGCCAAATCGTATCCGCTTCGGGATTTATGGAGAGAGAAAAGACAGAGATTATTCAGCCCATTTTTACGGATATAACAGTGTTGGCAATGCAAGTGCCATCCTTAGCCAGGGAATTGGTTCAATATTCTCACCAGAAAACGTAACCGGACAAACTGGCGGGCTAACCATTAAGGACGGAACAAAAGACCTGGATTCTTATCAGGGAATTAACAATTATGGCGCAGCTTACCTGAGTGGTGATGTAAACTTTGGAAGTAAAGCAATCCTGACAATTGGTTTCCGCGGAGAATACAACAACCAGCAGCTTCATTCCTTTATTGTAAATGAAAGGAAGGAATTGGTCAACAACAAGATATTTATTCCTCTGCCTTCTTTAAACTTTACTTACAAAGTATCTGATAAGCAAAATCTGAGATTGGCGTATTCTTCTACATTAAACCGCCCTGAATTCCGCGAGCTTGCACCTTACGCCTATTATGACTTCAATCTGCAGGCTGATATTCGTGGAAATACAACGCTTAAAACTGCTAAAATCCAGAATCTGGATGCGAAATGGGAATTCTATCCAACTCCAAACGAGTTGATTTCGGTAACTGCATTTTACAAACATTTCAAAGACCCGATTGAATCATTCCTTTTGCCGGTTGGAAGCGGGCTTGCCTATACTTTTATCAACGCTGGTTCAGCACAGAATTACGGAGTTGAATTAGAAATGCGTAAAGGATTTGCAAATGCATCCAGCACTTTTATCCAAAATCTTACACTGATCGCCAACGCTTCCTTTATTAAGAGCAAAATAAATCTGGGAGATTTTATCCAGGGACCGGATTTAAGCGGAGCTATTCAAAATTATGACCTGAATGGTCTTACAGATAAAAAACGTCCGATGGCAAACCAGTCTCCATACCTGATCAATGCAGGGGTTTATTATGCTGATCCAATATCAGGATGGCAGTGGAATATTCTTTACAACGTATTCGGCCAACGCATTTTTGCAGTAGGAAACCAGAATAACCCAACCGTTTACGAAACGCCAAGAAACGTAATTGACCTGAACATCAGCAAAAAAATCAGACAGAACCTGGAATTCAGATTAGGTATCCAGGACATCCTGAACCAGCCGGTTCGTTTTGCACAGGACTTCAACCGTGATGGTAAAATTGGAAAAGACGTAACATCGACCACTGCCAATGCAGATCAGAATATCCGCAAATTCAAAAGAGGAAGTTACTTCACCCTTACAGCAGCTTACACATTCGGAAGAAGAACAGTAATCCCTTAA
- a CDS encoding cell shape-determining protein MreB: MQPVLVVEKSGEIAASETWTKNNIYLLKGFVYVKSGAVLTIEPGTIIKGGGIALDPTGAGKGGTLIINAGAQIKAIGTATEPIVFTSNAAPGARGYGDWGGIVIFGKAPHNQIASTPAEGGIAGLLGADNIAADNSGNLQYVRIEFPGIALLAGSEINGLTLYAVGSGTTIDHVQVSYSGDDSYEWFGGTVNAKYLVAFRGYDDDWDTDWGFTGKVQYALSLRDPLFADQSGSNGFESDNFKGTGEPATAPNNGLPFTAPVFANVSNFAFSGTPSSAAASGSGPYQSAMHLRRNTDITILNSVFAGYPEGLRLDGANTLAHATAGTLNLKGIVLANTTIPVRGDRAATGVSDAQATAYFSAAERKNTILTDASTLLLNANNFNLTAPAFLPQATSPLLKDAVWDGKGTDAFFTKELFRGAFGTTDWTTGWTNFDPQNTPYN, translated from the coding sequence TTGCAGCCCGTTCTAGTAGTTGAAAAAAGCGGAGAAATAGCAGCCAGCGAAACCTGGACTAAAAATAACATTTACCTGTTAAAAGGTTTTGTTTACGTAAAAAGCGGAGCAGTACTTACCATTGAGCCTGGTACTATCATTAAAGGAGGCGGAATCGCACTTGATCCTACCGGAGCAGGAAAAGGAGGCACACTGATCATCAATGCAGGTGCACAAATCAAGGCTATCGGAACTGCGACTGAGCCAATTGTATTTACTTCAAACGCTGCGCCGGGAGCCCGCGGTTATGGTGACTGGGGTGGAATTGTAATATTTGGAAAAGCACCACATAACCAAATTGCAAGTACACCAGCAGAAGGTGGTATTGCGGGACTATTGGGAGCTGATAATATTGCTGCTGATAACTCTGGTAACTTACAGTATGTACGTATTGAATTTCCTGGAATCGCTCTTTTAGCTGGTAGTGAAATCAACGGCCTTACTCTTTACGCAGTAGGATCAGGAACTACAATCGACCACGTACAGGTTTCTTACAGTGGCGATGATTCTTATGAATGGTTTGGCGGTACTGTAAATGCTAAATATCTGGTAGCATTCCGTGGTTATGACGACGACTGGGATACTGACTGGGGTTTTACAGGTAAAGTACAGTATGCACTTTCTTTACGTGACCCGTTATTTGCAGATCAGTCCGGTTCAAATGGCTTTGAGTCTGATAACTTTAAAGGCACAGGTGAACCTGCAACTGCGCCTAACAATGGTCTGCCTTTTACTGCCCCTGTTTTTGCTAACGTAAGTAACTTCGCTTTCTCTGGAACACCAAGTTCAGCTGCTGCATCAGGCAGCGGACCTTATCAGTCAGCTATGCATTTACGCCGTAATACAGACATTACAATTTTGAATTCAGTTTTTGCAGGATATCCTGAAGGGCTTCGTCTGGACGGTGCCAATACATTAGCTCATGCTACTGCCGGAACACTAAACCTGAAAGGAATTGTGTTGGCAAACACTACAATCCCTGTTCGCGGTGACCGTGCTGCAACTGGCGTATCGGATGCTCAGGCTACTGCTTATTTCAGTGCTGCTGAGCGTAAAAATACGATTCTTACAGATGCTTCTACCTTACTTCTGAATGCAAACAATTTCAATCTGACCGCACCTGCTTTCCTTCCACAGGCAACATCTCCTTTATTGAAAGATGCAGTATGGGATGGAAAAGGTACTGATGCGTTTTTCACAAAAGAGCTTTTCAGAGGCGCGTTCGGAACGACGGATTGGACAACAGGCTGGACTAACTTCGATCCTCAGAATACTCCTTACAATTAA